TGGGTGGAGGAAATATCCGCATGCCCGAGCATCACCTGAATATCCTTCAGCGCGGCCCCGTTTTCCAGCAGATGAAGCGCAAAGGAATGCCGCAGCGTATGCGGGGTGATCTCTTTTGTGATATTGGCCTGTTCCGTATATCCCTTGATGATTTTCCAAAACCCCTGCCGGGTCATGCGCCGCCCGTTCAGGTTGGTAAAAAGGGCATGTCCGCCATCCGGGCCGATAATTGTGTTTCTCACGCGGAACAGATAATCCGATACGGCGGCGATTGCCGTGGAATAGATCGGGATCATGCGCTCCGCCTTTCCCTCTTTTTTGCAGCGCAGCATCCCGGCCGTCAGGTTGACATCGCTCACGTTCAGCTCCACAAGCTCGGAGACCCGGATTCCGGTCGCATAAAGCAGTTCCAGCATCGCCTTGTCCCGGCATCCCTTCGGTTCCCGGATATCCGGCTGGGAAAACAACAGTTCGATTTCCTCTCCGCTTAAAATTTCCGGCAGTTTTCTTTGAATCTTTTCCAGCCGGATCGCTTTGGCCGGATTCTGAACGATTTCGCCGCGGATGACGAGAAACTGATAAAAGCAGCGGATCGAGGCCATATTTCTGGTGATGGTGGAAGTGGAGCGGTGGAGGGAGGATAAATTTTTCACATAGGCGTCCATCGTTTCCGTCGTGGCGTCTGCGGGATTTTCCATTCCATTTTCCGCAAGGAAAGCGAGAAAATGTTCCATATCCCTCGAGTACGAATCCAACGTGTTTTTAGAAACGGATTTCTGATAAATCAGGTAATCCCGAAACGCCGAAAAATAATCCTTCATTCTACTTTATTCCCCTCTCCTGCTTTTTCACTTTCTAATTTTCTAAAAAGAAAAAGCCCCGGCAAAACAAACCGTTGTAATCAGGTCGATCACAGCCGCCGCAAAGGCGAGTATCATGATCGAGCCGAAACGGGAAAGATAATCCCAGAACGACAAGGGGGCCGCACTCCCCTTTGCCGCGGATGGCCCGCACGACGACAGGATTTTCCGTGAAAAAAAGATTCCCTCTCTTGCCGCGAGAAGAATGGAAATCATCGAAAGGAACGCCCCCGGCAGGACGACCGCCGCGTTGAACAAAAATCCCTGAAACCCGTAGGCCGCATATAAATAACCCGAGGCAAGGCCAAAGCCGAAGCCCCTGAAAAACGGAACCGCCGGAAGCAAAAACATCCCCCATACCGAAAGCCCCAGCAAAAAACAGACGAAAACAAACAGAAAAACAGATCCCAAAGACGCCGCAAAAACCACGGCGAACGGCTGAACCAGCCTCGTCTGGTAGTTGCTGAAAAAAAGGAAATCCAGCTTTTCCATCAGGGGAAAATCGGCTTTTCGGGCGAACAGCGATCCGAATACCGTGCCGAGCAGCAGCAGCGCCGCCAGAAACAGGACGGCCGGGTTCGCGCGCACCGCATCCATCAGGTTTTTCGCATCGATGATCTTTACGGGCCGGAAAGATTTTTTCTTCGGTTTCTCCGTTTCCTTCCGGCGGTAATGGATCGGGATGATTCTTGTCCTTTTCATGATCATATAATCCTCCTGAGGCGGTATGCCGCTAAAGAATTGTATGTCCGAAAGGCCCGCAATATGATTAAAAGGTTTACCTGCCGAGCTCTTCCGCCCTCTTGGTGCAGGCGAGCATCGCTTTGTCGATCATTTCTTCGAACCGGTACTCGTAAAAGACATCCAGTGCTTTCAGCGTGGTTCCGCCCGGAGAAGACACCATTTCGATCAGCTCGTCAGGCGTATATCCGGACTTCAGCATCATCTCCGCGCTGCCGATCAGCGCCTGGCAGAACAGCTTCAGGGACGTGTCGATGTCGATTCCCTGTTTTGCACCGCCTTCTATCACCGCTTTGGCGAGCAGGTACACATAAGCGGGGCTTGTGCTGTTTACGGAAATGACCGCGTTCATTTTGCTTTCATCCAAAACCGTGACCGTTCCGCACGAAGCAAAAATCGACTGGATGAAAGCAAACTCTTTGTCCGTTACGTTTTCGGAACGCGTAATCGCTGTGGCACCCTGGCCGATCAGAAGGGGCGTATTCGGCATCACGCGGATCACCGGGCAGTCGCACGAGAGCAGCCTCGTGACGTACCCCGTGGAAATTCCGGCCGCGATCGTGACGAACAGCTTTTCCTTTTTTACCTCTTTCCTGGCTTCCTCCAAAACTTCCACGAAATTCTGGGGTTTCACCGAAAGGAAGATGATATCGCAGGATTTCACCAGTTCCGGGATGGAACCAGCTGCCAAAAGTCCCTTTTTCTGAAAGGCATCGCGTTTGTCCTTCAGGATATCGTACACCATGATTTGGCCAGCCGGGTGGATACCGGAGCTTACCATATTGTTGATGATGGCCCCGGCCATATTGCCGGCGCCGATAAATCCAATGATCATTTTATGATTTCAACCACCAATTCTCTGATTCGATTTTTGACCGCACAGACCAGCTATCCGCCGCGGCAGAACCTTTTCCCGAAAAGAGAAAGATTCTCACTTAGGTATCTACTATAATACTTTTTCGGCCGCAAAGCAAGAAAAAGAAGCGGAATTTTCTATTTTTATACAATTCTTCAAAAAGAAGGAAAAAGTATTATGTAAACCAATTTGGATTATGTCAACTACATGCAAATGAATATTCCTGCATAAATATACGCGTATCCGCAAATCATGCCAGAATGCGTGCATATTTTGTGGCTTAATGGTTTTTTAATTGCCTGCTAAGGCCGCTTTGATCATGATGGCGCACTCAACCCTTTTCTTCTCCAGCTCGCAGGAAATCTTGTGGGATTTCAGGATGTCGTGCTCATACTGCCAGCTGTTTGCGTTGCATCCGCCGCTGCAGTAAAATTTCGCCCAGCAGTTCCGGCAGTCTTTTTTGCTGTAAATGTTATACCGGGAGAAATCCTCTTTCATGGCGCGGTCAAAGCTTCCGTCCAGAACGTTCCCCATTTTCCAACTGTCGTCGCCCACAAACTGGTGACACGGGAAGATGTCGCCCTCCGGCGTGACGGCGACGTATTCGTTCCCGCAGCCGCAGCCGCGCAGCCGCTTGATCGCGCAGGGGCCCTGATCGAGATCGATCATGAAATGGAAGAAGTTGAACCCCTTCCCCTCTTTTCGGCGCTGAATCAACAGATCCGCCAGATGCTCGTATTCCCGGAAAATCGCGGGAAGATCCTCTTCCCGGATCGAATAATCCAGCTTCTCATCCGAAACGACGGGCTCCATGGAAAGCTGGTCGAACCCCAGGTCCGCCATATGGAGAAGGTCGTTCGTGAAGTCCAGATTGTGCTTCGTAAAGGTGCCGCGCACATAGTAATCCTTGTCGCCGCGCGTGGAAACCAGCTTTTGGTATTTGGGGACGATCAGATCGTAGCTGCCGCTTCCGTCCGGCTTGACCCGCAGCAGATCGTTGACCTTCTTCCGGCCATCCAGCGAAAGCACCACGTTCGACATTTCCCGGTTGATATATTCGATTTTGTCGTCGGTCAGCAGCACCCCGTTTGTAGTGATGGTGAAACGGAAATTTTTATTGTGCTGCTTTTCGAGCCCGCGCGCGTATTCGACGATCCGCTTGACGACGTCGAAATTCATCAGCGGTTCCCCGCCGAAAAAGTCCACTTCCAAATTATGGCGTCCTTTGGATTCCGCGATCAGAAAATCGATCGCCTTTTTCCCAACTTCAAAGGGCATCAGCATCCTTCCGCGGCCGAAATCCCCTTTCGAGGCGAAACAGTATTCGCACCGCAGATTGCAGTCGTGCGCCA
This window of the Ruminococcaceae bacterium BL-6 genome carries:
- a CDS encoding conserved membrane protein of unknown function (Evidence 4 : Unknown function but conserved in other organisms) translates to MIMKRTRIIPIHYRRKETEKPKKKSFRPVKIIDAKNLMDAVRANPAVLFLAALLLLGTVFGSLFARKADFPLMEKLDFLFFSNYQTRLVQPFAVVFAASLGSVFLFVFVCFLLGLSVWGMFLLPAVPFFRGFGFGLASGYLYAAYGFQGFLFNAAVVLPGAFLSMISILLAAREGIFFSRKILSSCGPSAAKGSAAPLSFWDYLSRFGSIMILAFAAAVIDLITTVCFAGAFSF
- the proC gene encoding Pyrroline-5-carboxylate reductase; this translates as MIIGFIGAGNMAGAIINNMVSSGIHPAGQIMVYDILKDKRDAFQKKGLLAAGSIPELVKSCDIIFLSVKPQNFVEVLEEARKEVKKEKLFVTIAAGISTGYVTRLLSCDCPVIRVMPNTPLLIGQGATAITRSENVTDKEFAFIQSIFASCGTVTVLDESKMNAVISVNSTSPAYVYLLAKAVIEGGAKQGIDIDTSLKLFCQALIGSAEMMLKSGYTPDELIEMVSSPGGTTLKALDVFYEYRFEEMIDKAMLACTKRAEELGR
- the scfB gene encoding Thioether cross-link-forming SCIFF peptide maturase — translated: MIHKYNLKGYHIVIDTNSGAVHLFEELPYRMLDFLDDSVPETMPAAMKEALKGQYGGDQTDEAYGELRELYQKGLLFSADEYEKFCGMMKDAPVKSMCLNVAHDCNLRCEYCFASKGDFGRGRMLMPFEVGKKAIDFLIAESKGRHNLEVDFFGGEPLMNFDVVKRIVEYARGLEKQHNKNFRFTITTNGVLLTDDKIEYINREMSNVVLSLDGRKKVNDLLRVKPDGSGSYDLIVPKYQKLVSTRGDKDYYVRGTFTKHNLDFTNDLLHMADLGFDQLSMEPVVSDEKLDYSIREEDLPAIFREYEHLADLLIQRRKEGKGFNFFHFMIDLDQGPCAIKRLRGCGCGNEYVAVTPEGDIFPCHQFVGDDSWKMGNVLDGSFDRAMKEDFSRYNIYSKKDCRNCWAKFYCSGGCNANSWQYEHDILKSHKISCELEKKRVECAIMIKAALAGN
- the ripX gene encoding site-specific tyrosine recombinase for chromosome partitioning (Evidence 2a : Function from experimental evidences in other organisms; PubMedId : 10498718, 11134515, 11208805, 16553881, 16597952, 21239579, 23305333; Product type e : enzyme), which produces MKDYFSAFRDYLIYQKSVSKNTLDSYSRDMEHFLAFLAENGMENPADATTETMDAYVKNLSSLHRSTSTITRNMASIRCFYQFLVIRGEIVQNPAKAIRLEKIQRKLPEILSGEEIELLFSQPDIREPKGCRDKAMLELLYATGIRVSELVELNVSDVNLTAGMLRCKKEGKAERMIPIYSTAIAAVSDYLFRVRNTIIGPDGGHALFTNLNGRRMTRQGFWKIIKGYTEQANITKEITPHTLRHSFALHLLENGAALKDIQVMLGHADISSTQIYVHLLNHHFKEVYNNCHPKAKLG